The Bifidobacterium asteroides genomic interval TCTTCAATCATCGAGGGGATCGAACAATCAGCTGCGGAACGGAACCTGGATGTGTTGATTCTCCATGCTGGCAACGCTGATCTGCAAGCCCAGCGGCGGGCCATCACCACTGCGGTAGAGCGTGCCGTCAGAGGAATTATTCTGGTCTCCCTCGAGCTCCAGGAGTCATTGATCGCCACCATAGAGCAGGTGGGAATGGATTGCATATCGCTCTCATCCTTTGTGGGCGGCGGACGGCTGCCCTGCATTACTTCAGATGACTATCAGATGGGGTATGAGGCCACGCAGTTTTTGATTGACCAAGGTCACCGACGGATCGGGTTGGCGGGCATTCCTAAGCATGGTTCAATCACTCTGCGCATCAGCGGGTACCGGCAGTGCCTGGAGGATAACAGCATCCCTTATAGGGAAAGTCTGGTTTTCCGTGGGGGATGTCTCTACCAGGATGGTATAGCCGCCATGAAGCGCTGTCTAAAGACGAAAGAACAGATCACTGCCCTTATCGGTGCCAGCGACCTGGTGGCTATGGGTGCCATCAACCAGGCCAGGGACCAGGGGTTGGATGTGCCCGGTGACGTGAGTGTCATGAGCTTTGACGGCACGGACATTGTAGAAATGGTCAGGCCCACCATAACCAGCGTCACCCAGGCCTTTTACCGTATGGGAGTGGAGGGAGTCAAGGCCCTGCTGTCCGGAGACAAGCCGGGTTCGCGTTTTCTGCCTTTCCGGATAATCAGCAGGCAGTCCACCGGACCGGGCCCTTGCCTGCACGGTGATCATAAGTGAGCAGCCTCTGCTCAGGCTCACAGGTGCAGTTGAGCCAAAAGGCCGCAGTGGTCGGTGTGCGGGACTTTCATGACCTTCATCGATTCGACCCTGATGCCTTGGCTGACCAGGATATGGTCGATTTCGATCAGCGGCGGTAGAAGTGCCTGGCAATGCGGAAAGGTCGGATGCGGCCCGCAACCTAGGGAAAGGGAGGCATCACGCAACCTGCCGGACTGCAGCATAGCGCGAAAGGTGGGGTGGTGCAGGTTGGCGTTGCAGTCGCCCATGATGACGGTGAATGCGGGCGATTCCATGTCTGGGGCGGCCGCCGTCTTTTCGTTGTTCAAGAGAGCCAGGCGCTCAATGCCTAAGCCCCATTGTCTGGCGCCGCGTTGGGGCGACTTGGGATGGACTGAAGCCACGCGGATTGTTCCAGCTTGGGTATGCAAAAGCATCAGAGGGACGGCTGAAGCTTCCAAATCAAGGCCTGACGGTTGATGCCATATGGGCTCCAGACGAGAGAAGAGGGCGTTCCTGCCGCCATTGTCATTCTGGGTCTGCGGCCCCTCCACCAGGTATGGCATGATCTGCCTCATCCCTGCTTTCTGAAGATGAGTCAGCAGCGTCGAGTTCACTTCCTGCAGGGCTAAAACGTCGACATCATGGCTTTGAACCTGCTCCATGATGGTCTGCGCATCCGCCTTGCCATAGCGGCAGTTTAGCGTCATTACTCTCAAGGAAAGGGCTGGATGGCTAGCGGCTGGAGCCCGGTCGCGAGTTTCTGTGTGGACCTGTGCTGAATCAGGCGTGACCTGATTGAGCTGGTTTGATTTGGGACTGTCTGCATAGGCATCTGCTTCATTACTAGTATCGGTGCGATGCCTATTGTTTGACAGTAGCCCAGTTCTGTGCCCCGAGCCCGTTGGAGAGGACAGGTGAAACCTGTACTGGAGTCTCCACAAGGTGACCAGAGTCAGCTCAATCAGGGCCAGGGCGGACTGTGGCCAGGCCTGGATCACAATGGCGCAGACCAAGATGGCCAACAGGGGAACGGCCAAGAGGTCGATCAGGGCGATCAGCTCTACCAGAGGGCGGTGCCAGTCAGTTCCGGCAGGGAGGAAGCGCAGGGCCATCCACAAGGCGATGAGCCCCAGGAGAATCCAGAGAAGGGTGTTCACGTGCCATTGTCTCCTGCAGGAGAGAGGGGTTTAGCGGCCGCCGAAGAGACCGCCCAGTCCGCCGCCAAGGTTGGGCGGCAGGTCCGGCAGGCCTTCAGGCATCTGCGGAGTTTCGGGGCGCTTGGCGAAGGCGGAGCCGCCGGAGGATTTGCCCTTGCCGGACAGGCGCTCGCGTAACGCCTTCTCTTCGGCCTCCCGCTTCATAGGATTGCCTGAACGGGAGCCCTTGCGGCCTTTCTTGCCCTTTTTGCCCTTCTTGCCGCCGCCAGCGCCCATGCCGCCCATGCCTGGGATCGAGCGGCTGCCATTGGTCATCCGCTTCATCATCTTGGCCGCCTGCTCGAACCGCTGCAGCAGGCCGTTGACAGCCGAGACCGTAGTGCCGGCGCCATAGGCGATCCGGGCCCGCCGCGAGCCGTCGATGATGCTGGGGTCGCGTCGCTCCTGGGGAGTCATCGACTGGATGATGGCCTGGGTCCGGTCCACTTCCTTCTCATCGAACTGCTCAAGCTCCTTGCGGTGCTGGGCCATGCCCGGGATCATGCCCAGGATGCTCTTGAAGGAACCCAGCTTGCGAACCTGCTGGAGCTGCTCCAGAAAGTCGTCCAAACCGAAGCTGCCCTCGGACATCTTCCCGGCGGCCTTGCGGGCCTCCTCCTCGTCGAACTGGCGCTGGGCCTGCTCGATCAGGGTCAGGATGTCACCCATGTCCAGAATGCGGGAGGCCATCCGGTCGGGGTGGAAGACCTCGAAGTCCTTGAGGCCCTCGCCGTTGGAGTCGAAGAGGATGGGCTTGCCGGTCACCGAGGCCACCGACAGGGCCGCACCGCCTCGGGCATCGCCGTCCAGCTTGGACAGGACCACGCCGGTGAAATCCACGCCCTGGTCGAAGGCCTTGGCTGTGGCGACTGCATCCTGGCCGATCATGGCATCGATGACGAAGAGGATCTCGTTGGGGTGGACGGCATCGCGGATATTGCGGGCCTGCTCCATCAGCTCCTGATCCACGCCCAGCCGACCGGCCGTATCAATGATGACCACGTCATAGAGCTTGTCCTTGGCCACCCTGATCGAGTCGGCTGCCACTTTGACCGGATCGCCTGTGACCTGCCCCGGGGCTGCCAGCTCGGATCCGCTGGTCTGCACGCCTGGCTCGGGTGCGTATACCGGCACTTCGGCGCGCTCGCCGACCACCTGGAGCTGGGTGACCGCATTGGGCCGCTGCAGGTCGGCCGCCACCAGCAGGGGGGTGTGGCCGGCATCCTTGAGCCAGTAGCCTAGTTTGCCGGCCAACGTGGTCTTGCCGGCACCCTGCAGGCCAGCCAGCATGATGACTGTGGGCGGATTCTTGGCGAAATTGAGCGGTCGATCCACTCCAGCGCCCAGGATGTCAGTCAGTTCGTCGTAGACGATGGAGACTACCTGCTGGGCCGGGTTCAGGGCCTTGGAGACCTCCTCGCCCAGGGCGCGTTCCCTGATGCGTCCGGTAAAGGATCGCACCACGTCCAGGGAGACATCGGCATCCAGGAGGGCGCGGCGGATCTCGCGGATTGTGCCGTCGATGTCGGCCTCGGTCAGCTTCCCCTTGGAACGCAGATGGGTGAAGGCCTGGGAGAGCCGGTCGGTCAAAGATGAAAATGCTGCCATAATGCCCCAAGTCTACCTGTCAGCCGGGAGATTGGCCGGCAGCTCCGTAAGGCCTGCGCCCTGAGCCTACCAGACGTAGGAGGTTCGGGAGAATTCGATATTGATGGGCGAACGGTTGTAGTGCTTTGACTGTTGAGAAGTACGGAAACAATGGTTGAACACGGGTGTATCGATCACAAGAAGGAGGGTGAGAGGGTCTGAGCAGCTATATAGAAGAAAGATATGAGTCTACTTTGTGTCTTCTTGACATGGTGCCCAACTAGCTTCTATACTGAATCGAAACGATTCGACATTTTGGTTGCATCGACGGCATGGTCAACGCCTGCACTACGCCCGGAGTCGAAACCTTTCGACATGTTGAATCGCAGTAGATGGATGCAAGGATGCAAGGAAGTTAGGAGCCATCATGAAGATCAGAAGAGGGATCGGGGCGGCCTTGGCCTTGGCCATGTCGATCCTGCCGCTGGCGGCCTGCGGATCGGGGGGCGATGCTCCCCAGGAAGCCCATCCGTCCAGCATCAAGATCTGGTACTACGAGGAGCCCAGCAGCGGTCAGGCCCGGGGCTGGCTGAAGGCTGCCGATATCTTTACCCGACAGACCGGCATCAAGGTGGATTTCGAGGTAAAGTCATTCACTCAGATTGCCCAGAATGGCAGCCAGTTCCTCAACTCGGACGACGCCCCGGACGTCATGGAGTCCAATCGCGGCAACGGCTCGGCCGGGGTCCTGTCCACCCTGCAGCTGCTGACCGACCTGAAGCCCTATGTACAGAAGTACGGCTGGGACAAGAAGGTGCGCGGCCAGGCGGCGGCAGTGGGCAAGTACGACAAGCGCGGCGTCATGGACGGGGATACCTGGTACGGGGTTTCCTCCTACGCGGAGATGCAGCGCGTCTACTACAACAAAGACTTGTTTGCCAAGTACAAGATTCCCATCCCGCAAACCTTTGACCAGTTCGTGGCAGCCCTCAAGGCCTTCAAGAGCCACGGCGTCACGCCCATAGCGGCCGATGCCCAGGAATATGGGGTGCTCTGGCTCTGGTGGCAGCTGGCCATGACCAAGGCCGATGCCCAATTCGTCGACGACTGGCAGCTCTACAAGCATCCAGTCAACTGGCGCAGCAAGCCGCTGACCTTCGCCACCAACACCATCCGTGACTGGATCGACAAGGGATATATCTCCAAGAACGCCACCGGCATGAAGGCCGAGGACACGACCACGGCATTCATCAAGGGGACCTATCCCATCTACCAGACCGGCACCTGGAACCAGACCCGCTTCATGGAGCAGGTCAAGGCTTTCGACTGGACGGCATCCATCTTCCCGGGGGCCAAGATGGTCGAGGGCTGCGCGGGCAACCTGCTGGTCATCCCGCAGAAGTCACGGCGTAAGGATGCCGCGGCCCGCTATATCAATGTGGTCCTGTCCAAGGAGGTTCAGAACTACATCGGCAACAAGGGTGGCGTGCCAGTGGCGGCTGACACGGCGGCTATTACCAACCCCAAGAGCCGTGATCTGGTCAATGAATACACCAAAGCCTCGGACGCCAGCCGGATGAGCTACTATCCCGACTACCCTGCGCCCAACCTGACCGACGCCATGCCGGCCGCCTTCCAAGAGCTGGTCAACGGCACCAAGAGCCCCGACCAGGTTTTGGACACCCTGCATAAGAACTACGACGACGGCGTCGCCCAGCTCGATCTCGATGACGACTGAGCTGCGTCAATCCGCCAAGGAGAGTACAAGCATGTCTGACACACATAGCAGGAAGAAGGCGCAGTCCCGCATCCCGGGCAGTGCGCCCTCGCGGTTCGTTCCTTATCTGATTCCCGGTCTGATAGGCATCGTGGCCATCGTCATCGTGCCCATCTTCTGGAACATCTATCTGAGCTTCACCCGCTGGAGGGGGGTGGGGCCGACCAAATGGGTGGGTCTGCGCAACTGGCGACGACTCATGGGCGACTCGACCTTCTGGGTCTCCTTCGGGCACACCCTCTGGATCATCGTGGCCATCGTCATCATCCCCACGGTTCTGGGCCTGCTGATCTCCTCGGCCCTGACTGACGTGATCCAGAAGAAGTTCGGCCCCCACACCTCCTCGACCCTGCGGGCCCTCTACTACCTGCCTCAGGTCCTGCCTGTGGCCGTGGCAACTATCATCATGGGCTGGATCTTCAGGCCTGAAGACGGTGCGGTCAATGACCTGCTGACCAAGATCGGCTTGGGCGGACTGGCCCACAACTGGCTGGGCTCGACCACCACGGCACTGCCCATCCTCATGGTCATCCTGATCTGGATCCAGCTGGGCTATCCCATCGTCATTTTCATGTCCGGACTGCAGCGGGTGGATCCCGAGCTCTACGAGGCGGCCAGCCTGGACGGGGCCAACTGGTGGCAGAAGTTCCGCGTCATCACCCTGCCCTCCATCATTCCCGAGCTCCTGGTGGTCATTCTCACGTCTACCATCGGTGCGCTGAAGACCTTCGCCCCGGTTTATTTGCTGACCAAGGGCGGGCCCGGCACCTCCACTATGGTTCCCTCCTACTACTCCTACAACCAGTTCTTCCAGGTGCAGCAGGTGGGCTACGGTGCCGCCATCTCGACATCCCTGACCGTGGTCATCGTCATCTTCTCCATCGTCTTCACCATCGTGCAGAAGCGCGTGCAAAAGAACATCGCCTGAGGAAGGCTAGGAAGCACATCATGAATAATCAAGCCACACTGCAAGCCGACGCCCGGGTGTCCTCCCGGCACGCCCATAGAATCCGCACCTGGGGGGACTGGGCCGGTCTGATCCTGCTGATTGCCGGAGCCGTAATCATGCTCTTCCCCCTGCTGATCCTGGTCCTGAACGCTTTCAAGACTACGGCTGACTACAACGCCACGGGTCCCCTGTCCGTGCCTGCCCACTTCAGCATGGATGGCATCATCTCCTTCTGGAACAAGAGCAATTTCCCGCTCAAGCTGGGCAACTCCCTGCTGATTTCCCTGGTAGTGGCCGTTGTCGGGGTCCTGCTTTCGGTCCTCAACTCCTTCGCTCTGGGCATCGGCAGGGTCAAGGGCAACACGGTCATCCTCCTGTTCATCATGCTGGCCAACATGGTCCCCCAGGAGGCCCTGCTCTATCCGCTCTACGTCATGTTCAAATGGATGGGCTTCTACAACTCCCAGTGGTCCATCATCATCATCTTCACCATCATCCAGAGCGCCTACGGCACCTACCTGCTCTCCTCGGTCTACGGTACCTTCCCCCAGGCCATCCTGGAAGCGGCCACCGTCGATGGGGCCTCGCGCTGGCAGATTCTGCGCAAGATCGTACTGCCGGTGTCCTGGTCGACCATCAGCGTCCTCTTCGTCTTCTTCTTCATCTGGACCTGGAACGAGTACATGATCCCCATGGCCTTCCTGATGAGCGAGAAGACGCAGACCATACCGCTGGCCCTGGCGACCATGCAGGGGCAGCACACCATGGCTGCCACCGACCTGGCATCCGCCTCCCTGCTCAGCATCATCCCCACCATCATCTTCTTCATCTTCTTCCAGAGGAAGCTCTCGCAGGGGATAGTGGCAGGTGCTGTCAAGTAATCGCCGCTGCACAAGTACACTGAACATGGCCGCCCGCTGCAAGAGGGCAGAGGAGGGGAGCGGGCGGCCCGAACATGAAAGGCAACCACAACCATGGGTATGACCATGCCGAACTTCACCAACGGTCTTGAGGCGCTGACTCGCCCATCCACAGACCGCACCCGTTGCATCAACGCCGAGAACCCTCGGGGAGGCAAGGGCAGTGCAGCTATGACTGCAAGCAATCTCGGTCCATCCAGAAAAGGAACCCCATGCCTGAGGAACATCCCTCCTGGGCAGGACATGGTTCTAGCCGACCTGTCCGGCGCGGGCGAGATCCGTCATATCTGGATGACCGTGACCGATGCCACTTCGCCTACCGGGCCCAACGTCCTGCGCAATCTGATTCTGGAATGTTACTGGGATGGGGAACAGACACCCTCAGTCTGCGTGCCTTTGGGCGACTTCTTCTGCTGTGGCCACGCCCAGGCCTGCCGGGTGGAGTCCGTGCCTGTAGCCGTCTACCCACGCCGGGGCTTCAACTGCTACTGGCCCATGCCTTTCCATCACGGGGCCCGGATCGTCCTGCGCAACCGCCACAACGAGCCCATCGAGGCCTTCTTTTACCAGATCGACTATGTGGAAAAGGACGAGCTGCCCGAGCAGGTAATGACCTTCCATGCCCAGTGGCGCCGTCAGCGGGTCACCGAACTGGGTCAGGACTATGTGATCCTGGACGGAGTACATGGCCGGGGCTCCTACGTGGGCACCTATCTGGCTCTGACTGCCCTGGAGAGCCGCTGGTGGGGCGAGGGCGAGGTCAAGGTCTACCTGGACGGGGACAAGGACTATCCCACTTGGTGCTCCACGGGCAGCGAGGACTACTTCGGCGGTGCCTGGAGCTTTGCCGGGCAGGATCCGGATGGTCGTATGCACGAGGTCACCTACAGCGGGGCCTACATGGGATTTCCCTTCCATTCCAGGCAGTTGGACAATCGCGAATCCCAGTACTGGGATGCCGATACCCCGGTGACCAGAGGATTCTATCGTTGGCACATTCCCGACCCCATTATTTTCGCGAGCGATATCAAGGTGACCTTGCAGCAGATAGGCGTGGACGAACAGGGCTACTTCGAACGTCAAGATGACCTGGCCAGTGTGGCCTATTGGTACCAACAGGAGCCTCACCAGCCCTTCCCGCACCATGTGCTGGAGACAGGGGAGAGGGACCGTCGGCCACGCTGAGTGGCGGCTCGGGCGGACTCCGGCTTCTATCGGCTGATGGAGGAGCGGTCGATCAGCTTGGGACGCTCCAGTTGGACTCGGCCGGCCAGGGAAGCCCCCTCCTCCACAGCCTGGGTCAGCAGATCCGCAGCCTTGGCACACAGTGAGCGGGGGGTAAGGGGCATCTCTGAGATGCCTTGAAGCTCAAGAGTGGGGCTGACCTTGCCTGCGGCGCAAGACAGAACGGCCACGTCATCAGGAATACTCATGCCGTCCGAGCGCATGCGAATCACCACGGTGTCCAGCAGGGAGGGGCGGATCTGGCTGATCAGGCCATCGATGCGGCCGTGATGGATAAGATCCAGCACCTGCTGGGTATAGGCCAAATCGCTGCCGGTAGGTCCCGGCTGAAGCTGCAGATCCATGCCCAAGCGGCAGGCCCAAGTCTTGAGACTGCGTAGCAGGATAAGGCGGAAGCCGGAACCGCGCCGGTATTCGCCCTCGAGATCCTCCAGAAAGAGCAGGCGTTTGCATCCCGCCCGGGCCATGGCTTCCACCGCCATGCGGCCCATCAGTTCGAAGTCCAAATCCACACAGGCGCAGGCTGCGTGCTGCTGAGGCACTCCCAAGGCCACGCAGGGGCGTCCGTATGAGGCGGCCTGGGCGGCGCGTATGTCATCGTCCACCAGATCCATCAGGACCACGCCGTCGGCCAGATTGCTGCGGGTGACCCGCCGAATATCTTCGACGCCGTTTTCGGCGGTCAGCAGCAGGGAGTCATAGCCACGGGCATGCTCGCAGCTGGCCATCTCGATGAAGTAATCTGCGTAGGAGGCCCGGTTCTGCCCGGGGCGCAGGGGGGCGCTCAGGGCGACAATCTGATTGCGCTTGGCCCGCAGCATTCGGGCACCGGCATCCGGGGCGTAGTCCAGTTCGTCGGCGGCTTGCATGATCCGCTGGTAGGTTTCCGGAGAGACGGGACGCTTGCCAGAGAAGGCATAAGAGACTGTGCTGACCGAGACTCCGGCCCTTCTGGCGACATCGCGTATATCGGACATGAGGTCAGCGGTTCAGATCCCAGGTGCTGCCAGCGGGTGTGTCCGCCACGGTCACGCCGGCCGCCGTCAGCTGATCCCTGATGGCATCGGCCCGGGCGAAGTCATGATCCTTTCGTGCTTGATCGCGTTCCTTCAACTGCTGGCCTACCAAGGCATCCAGGGTGTTCATGGCTTGATCGTCATGGTCGGCTGCAGCCCCGGCCCAGTGGGGATCGAGGGGATCAAGGCCGAAGACATCCAGCATGGTTCTGACCTGGAGCAGGGCATTAGCCAGCCACTTCCGATCCAGAGCATTCGGATCCGCATCCATGGCCGCGTTGGCTTGACGGATCAGTGCATAGAGGGCGGCCAGGCCGCCTGAGACGTTGATGTCGTCATTCATGGCCTGCACAAAGTCCTCCGGCAGATCATCCGCGCTCAGTCCAGCCACGCGGGCACGCTCGGGCTGTGCGCCCAGGATCCGCCCGGCCCGGTCCACGAAGTTGCGGATGCGCTCATAGGCGCCCTCGGCCTCCTGCAGGGACTGGTCGGACCATTCCAGCATGGACCGGTACTGCACCGAGACCAGGGCGTAGCGCACCACCCAGGCCGGATGCTGCGAAAGCACCTGGTCCACGGACAGCCCGTTGCCCAGGGACTTGCTCATCTTCTCGCCCTTCTGGGTCACCCAGGCCGTGTGCATCCACCGATGGGCGAATCCCCAGCCGGCTGCGTGCGACTGGGCCATCTCGTTCTCGTGGTGGGGGAAGCGCAGGTCCAGGCCGCCTCCGTGGATGTCGAACTCCGCGCCCAGATAGCGGTGGCTCATGGCCGAGCATTCCAGGTGCCAGCCCGGCCGACCTGTGCCGAAGGGTGTTTGCCAACGAGCCGTGGGTGGATCGGTGGGCTTGGGCGCTTTCCAAAGTGCGAAGTCGCGGGGGTCGCGCTTGCCGGGCTCCTCATCGGGGTCGGCAGCTTGCTCATCGGTGTCGATGCTGGGTCCCAGCCGGTCGTTGGCGGCGGCCTGTTCGTCAGCGGGCTGGGTGCCGGTCTGCTGGTGGGTCAGGGCACCATACTCGGGCCAGGAAGCCACGTCGAAGTAGACGTTGCCTGATGGGCGGCCCTGTTCGTCGGGCACCACATAGGCGTGGCCGCGGTCGATGATGCGCTGGATCAGGTCGATCATCTCGGGGATGTGCCCGGTAGCTCGGGGCTCGTAGGTGGGTGGCAGGGCTCCCATGGTCTCATAGGCATGGGTGAATTCGCGCTCGTAGATGTAGGCCCGCTCCCACCAGCGCTGGCCGTTGGCCGCCGCCTTGGTCAGGATCTTGTCGTCGATATCAGTCACGTTGCGGATCAGGGTCACCTGGTAGCCCAGCCTGAGCAGCCAGCGTCGGATCACGTCGAAGGCCAAGGTGGTCCTGATATGGCCGATGTGGGGCGAGCTCTGCACCGTGGCCCCGCACACGTAGATGCCAACCTTGCCCGGTTCGATAGGCCGGAAGGGGGTCACCTGGTGACCAGCTGTGTCATACAGACGCAGACCAGCTGCGGCCAGGCTGACTGAAGCCTTGGAATCATGCGGTTGCGAACTCGTATCCATATCCTTGAGCCTACCAAGGCTTGCTGACTGCCCAGGGGGAAATGCCGAGCCTGCAGACCCGGTCCGATGGCATGTGTGCAAGAATGGAATCATGGCGAAACCTAGGGTGCTGGTGGTCCAGCATGTGGATTGGGAGAAGCCGGGTCGCATTCTCGACAACCTCCAGGAGTGCGGGCTGGATACCGAGATCACCAATATCGTGGATGAGAAGAAGCCCAAGCTGCCGCGCTCGCGTGAGTTGGCGGGACTGGTCATCATGGGCGGGCCCATGTCGGCTGACGACTATGCGCATCACCCCGGACTCAAGGCAGAGACCAAGCTGGCCAAGGCGGCGATGGCTGCCAACAAGCCCATTCTGGGGATTTGCCTGGGTCATCAGATTTTGGCGCGGGCCCTGGGAGGCACCCTGATGCGGGATCAGGATCCCGAATATGGCATGGGCCCCATCCGCTGGGTGGGGCAGGACGACGACGTGGCCATGTGGAGCAAGAACACGGATGTGCTGCACTGGCACGCCGACCAGGTCACCCTCCCGCCAGGGGCCAAGCTTCTGGCCCGCTCCCAGGCAACCAAGGTTCAGGCTTTTCGGCTTGGATCGGCCTTGGGCCTGCAGTTCCACCTGGAGGTGACGGCGCCCATTTTCGAGGAGTGGATGCAGGTGCCGAGCATGGTTGGCACGATGAAGAAGTCCAAGATCGCTAAAATGCGCGAAGAATTTATCAAAGGGATGCCGCAGATGCAGCCTCTGGCCGATGCCATCTTCTCTGCCTTTGCGGCCAGGTGCTCGACTCAGGCCGCCCAGCTAGCTGCCGCCTGAGGCTACTCCAGCTCCTCCCCGATGGTCAGCCACTCCTCCTCTAGCTGGTCCGACTGTCCGGTCAGATCCTTGAGCTTGCTGTTGAGCTCGTTGAGACCCTGGTAGTCGCCTGGGTCGTGCTCAGCCATCTGTCGCTCAAGTTCCTTGCGTTGATCAGCCAGCTTGGCCAGCTTGCGTTCGATGGCGGAGGCCTGCTTGTTAAGATTTCGCCTGGCAACACGTTCGGCCTTGGCCTGATTATGATTCCCGGTCTCCTTGGCTGATGCCTGGCCCGGCGCATCCGCAGCTTCCCGGTCGGCCGATTCGACCATGTCCAGGTAGTCTTGGATGCCGCCGGGCAGGTGAACCACCTTGCCGTTGATC includes:
- a CDS encoding LacI family DNA-binding transcriptional regulator, giving the protein MAEASRVTLKDIAQRLGLSTATVSRSLSDTGEHRDQTVRLVKETAKEMGYIRNTAAADLVQGKSHALAVILSNTKTNFDSSIIEGIEQSAAERNLDVLILHAGNADLQAQRRAITTAVERAVRGIILVSLELQESLIATIEQVGMDCISLSSFVGGGRLPCITSDDYQMGYEATQFLIDQGHRRIGLAGIPKHGSITLRISGYRQCLEDNSIPYRESLVFRGGCLYQDGIAAMKRCLKTKEQITALIGASDLVAMGAINQARDQGLDVPGDVSVMSFDGTDIVEMVRPTITSVTQAFYRMGVEGVKALLSGDKPGSRFLPFRIISRQSTGPGPCLHGDHK
- a CDS encoding endonuclease/exonuclease/phosphatase family protein codes for the protein MNTLLWILLGLIALWMALRFLPAGTDWHRPLVELIALIDLLAVPLLAILVCAIVIQAWPQSALALIELTLVTLWRLQYRFHLSSPTGSGHRTGLLSNNRHRTDTSNEADAYADSPKSNQLNQVTPDSAQVHTETRDRAPAASHPALSLRVMTLNCRYGKADAQTIMEQVQSHDVDVLALQEVNSTLLTHLQKAGMRQIMPYLVEGPQTQNDNGGRNALFSRLEPIWHQPSGLDLEASAVPLMLLHTQAGTIRVASVHPKSPQRGARQWGLGIERLALLNNEKTAAAPDMESPAFTVIMGDCNANLHHPTFRAMLQSGRLRDASLSLGCGPHPTFPHCQALLPPLIEIDHILVSQGIRVESMKVMKVPHTDHCGLLAQLHL
- the ffh gene encoding signal recognition particle protein; its protein translation is MAAFSSLTDRLSQAFTHLRSKGKLTEADIDGTIREIRRALLDADVSLDVVRSFTGRIRERALGEEVSKALNPAQQVVSIVYDELTDILGAGVDRPLNFAKNPPTVIMLAGLQGAGKTTLAGKLGYWLKDAGHTPLLVAADLQRPNAVTQLQVVGERAEVPVYAPEPGVQTSGSELAAPGQVTGDPVKVAADSIRVAKDKLYDVVIIDTAGRLGVDQELMEQARNIRDAVHPNEILFVIDAMIGQDAVATAKAFDQGVDFTGVVLSKLDGDARGGAALSVASVTGKPILFDSNGEGLKDFEVFHPDRMASRILDMGDILTLIEQAQRQFDEEEARKAAGKMSEGSFGLDDFLEQLQQVRKLGSFKSILGMIPGMAQHRKELEQFDEKEVDRTQAIIQSMTPQERRDPSIIDGSRRARIAYGAGTTVSAVNGLLQRFEQAAKMMKRMTNGSRSIPGMGGMGAGGGKKGKKGKKGRKGSRSGNPMKREAEEKALRERLSGKGKSSGGSAFAKRPETPQMPEGLPDLPPNLGGGLGGLFGGR
- a CDS encoding ABC transporter substrate-binding protein; the protein is MKIRRGIGAALALAMSILPLAACGSGGDAPQEAHPSSIKIWYYEEPSSGQARGWLKAADIFTRQTGIKVDFEVKSFTQIAQNGSQFLNSDDAPDVMESNRGNGSAGVLSTLQLLTDLKPYVQKYGWDKKVRGQAAAVGKYDKRGVMDGDTWYGVSSYAEMQRVYYNKDLFAKYKIPIPQTFDQFVAALKAFKSHGVTPIAADAQEYGVLWLWWQLAMTKADAQFVDDWQLYKHPVNWRSKPLTFATNTIRDWIDKGYISKNATGMKAEDTTTAFIKGTYPIYQTGTWNQTRFMEQVKAFDWTASIFPGAKMVEGCAGNLLVIPQKSRRKDAAARYINVVLSKEVQNYIGNKGGVPVAADTAAITNPKSRDLVNEYTKASDASRMSYYPDYPAPNLTDAMPAAFQELVNGTKSPDQVLDTLHKNYDDGVAQLDLDDD
- a CDS encoding carbohydrate ABC transporter permease — its product is MSDTHSRKKAQSRIPGSAPSRFVPYLIPGLIGIVAIVIVPIFWNIYLSFTRWRGVGPTKWVGLRNWRRLMGDSTFWVSFGHTLWIIVAIVIIPTVLGLLISSALTDVIQKKFGPHTSSTLRALYYLPQVLPVAVATIIMGWIFRPEDGAVNDLLTKIGLGGLAHNWLGSTTTALPILMVILIWIQLGYPIVIFMSGLQRVDPELYEAASLDGANWWQKFRVITLPSIIPELLVVILTSTIGALKTFAPVYLLTKGGPGTSTMVPSYYSYNQFFQVQQVGYGAAISTSLTVVIVIFSIVFTIVQKRVQKNIA
- a CDS encoding carbohydrate ABC transporter permease; translated protein: MNNQATLQADARVSSRHAHRIRTWGDWAGLILLIAGAVIMLFPLLILVLNAFKTTADYNATGPLSVPAHFSMDGIISFWNKSNFPLKLGNSLLISLVVAVVGVLLSVLNSFALGIGRVKGNTVILLFIMLANMVPQEALLYPLYVMFKWMGFYNSQWSIIIIFTIIQSAYGTYLLSSVYGTFPQAILEAATVDGASRWQILRKIVLPVSWSTISVLFVFFFIWTWNEYMIPMAFLMSEKTQTIPLALATMQGQHTMAATDLASASLLSIIPTIIFFIFFQRKLSQGIVAGAVK
- a CDS encoding glycoside hydrolase family 172 protein translates to MGMTMPNFTNGLEALTRPSTDRTRCINAENPRGGKGSAAMTASNLGPSRKGTPCLRNIPPGQDMVLADLSGAGEIRHIWMTVTDATSPTGPNVLRNLILECYWDGEQTPSVCVPLGDFFCCGHAQACRVESVPVAVYPRRGFNCYWPMPFHHGARIVLRNRHNEPIEAFFYQIDYVEKDELPEQVMTFHAQWRRQRVTELGQDYVILDGVHGRGSYVGTYLALTALESRWWGEGEVKVYLDGDKDYPTWCSTGSEDYFGGAWSFAGQDPDGRMHEVTYSGAYMGFPFHSRQLDNRESQYWDADTPVTRGFYRWHIPDPIIFASDIKVTLQQIGVDEQGYFERQDDLASVAYWYQQEPHQPFPHHVLETGERDRRPR
- a CDS encoding LacI family DNA-binding transcriptional regulator; protein product: MSDIRDVARRAGVSVSTVSYAFSGKRPVSPETYQRIMQAADELDYAPDAGARMLRAKRNQIVALSAPLRPGQNRASYADYFIEMASCEHARGYDSLLLTAENGVEDIRRVTRSNLADGVVLMDLVDDDIRAAQAASYGRPCVALGVPQQHAACACVDLDFELMGRMAVEAMARAGCKRLLFLEDLEGEYRRGSGFRLILLRSLKTWACRLGMDLQLQPGPTGSDLAYTQQVLDLIHHGRIDGLISQIRPSLLDTVVIRMRSDGMSIPDDVAVLSCAAGKVSPTLELQGISEMPLTPRSLCAKAADLLTQAVEEGASLAGRVQLERPKLIDRSSISR